One genomic segment of Sphaerodactylus townsendi isolate TG3544 linkage group LG07, MPM_Stown_v2.3, whole genome shotgun sequence includes these proteins:
- the OSTF1 gene encoding osteoclast-stimulating factor 1 isoform X2, with the protein MSKPPPKPAKPGQVKVFRALYTFEPRTPDELYFEEGDIIYISDMSDTNWWKGTCKGRTGLIPSNYVAEQAESIDNPLHEAAKRGNLSWLRECLDNRVGVNGLDKAGSTALYWACHGGHKDIVEVLLTQPNIELNQQNKLGDTALHAAAWKGYVDIVEMLLAKEARTDLRNNEKKLAFDMATNAACASLLKKKKGQDIMRTLSNAEEYLDDEDSD; encoded by the exons GGCAAGTCAAAGTCTTTAGAGCCCTGTACACATTTGAGCCCAGAACT CCAGACGAGCTGTACTTTGAAGAAGGGGACATAATTTACATTTCTGATATG AGTGACACAAATTGGTGGAAGGGAACCTGTAAAGGCAGAACTGGACTGATCCCCAGTAACTATG tGGCTGAACAGGCAGAATCTATTGACAACCCACTACATGAAGCGGCCAAAAGAG GAAACCTGAGCTGGCTGAGGGAGTGTTTGGATAACAGAGTTGGTGTCAATGGATTAGACAAAGCTGGAAGCACGGCCTTGTACTGGGCATGCCATGGGGGACACAAAG ATATAGTAGAAGTGCTACTGACACAACCAAACATAGAACTAAACCAACAG AATAAACTGGGAGATACAGCTTTGCATGCTGCTGCATGGAAAGGCTATGTAGATATCGTAGAAATGCTGCTAGCAAAAG AAGCCAGAACAGATTTAAGAAATAATGAGAAAAAATTGGCTTTCGACATGGCTACTAATGCTGCATGTGCTTCCctgcttaaaaagaaaaaaggacaag ACATCATGCGAACATTAAGTAATGCAGAAGAATACCTTGATGATGAAGACTCTGACTGA